From Oryzias latipes chromosome 18, ASM223467v1:
GCAATGATTGGTTCAcctggaaacaaagaaaacaggaagaaacttTTCTAAATCTGAGTCTTTACCTCCAAGTGAAAATGTCTTCTCAATCTTTGATTTCTGCTTCTAAAAGATCCAAAGTATTTCTGTCCACATAGATATCAGACCAAAGGACAAGTGACTTTGATTGGACCAAAGacaaatcctttcaaaataaaagtccaatcCAAACTAGAATCCAATCCAGAAATGAGTAAAGAGGATTAAAGCAATAGTCTTTTCTAATTCTATCTAAAGACACATTTCAATCAATGATTCCTGATGATTATTCatttagtcaaatgttttcagtctttcaCCTCATTTCTACCAAAACAGTTTCTACTTTAAAGTCTTTGATCACTGACTGAATACTCAGTTTCTGAGGAACATTTGAGgaaattaaactaaaacatgGTTTGAAATATTCACAGCAGAAGTTTTGGTTCaaatttaacagattttttttttggtttacacAATTAAAGGATAAAAATTGCCACGTACAAAGAAACTGTGTGTCAAATCTTccacattttcatcattttctgtCCGTTTAAATACATTCAAAGAAACATTAAACAATTTTCCAGAGAAGATGCAGAAACAAACCAGAATTCTCCTACAAACTGACTAAACCATGACTGAAACAAGCAGACGGAGCCGCTGCTTTTAAATGTGGTCTGATCTTCATCTAATAAGCCACGCCTCTGACCAAATATGATCAAAGACTGAAAGTCAACTGAgagacaacaaaataaaaatcttaaaatcagcCATCTCCTCATACTGACACCTGTTcctttttcttaataaaagttATTGCTATTTTACAGAGATTCACATTGAGGTGATACAATCAGAGAACAATTGCAAATATCACATCATATAATAAGCCAGGGGGTTTATTGTTGACTTGTTTACTTTACAACCAAACATTGAATCTTTCACATACAGACGGTTCTGATCACTTTTTGCTTCTCAGAACTAGAAAACTATTAATGTACAgatttatttaagaaaagaatACGATGAAGCGTGATTTTTGACTAGAATGTTTAATTTTGTGGATAAGAAATTTGGCCAAAATGAGCTAGAGATTTAAAAGCAAACCAGAGTCATTTGGTATCatcagtagcggttttaggcacgggccatacgggcgattGCCTGGGGCGCAAAAATGAAGGGGGGCGGCGCCTGCGGCTCAGCCCTTGTAAAATAATgtatgcaccactattggtttattTATGTCACAGAGTTTGAAACAGCCTGAAAGCTGGCGGCGtcccgcagctgcgctccccctctctctctcctgtctttgagaagtagactcaaatgtgtgtgagaagggagggggcgcggggtgaagggtgccGGCTGAGAGATGAGCACGGAGCGCGCCCCGCGTTTGTGCTTGCGCAAAACCTGGCTGAATCAAGGGGGGGGGGACGGTCGCGGGTCGCGGCTCcgggcttgatgaaaaaataaaaacagcgaCAGCGCagccatgtagcgaattggcgcccctggctgcacgcgctcctgctggaaatgtgtgaagaaCCAGGGGTGTCTGTGAGTCGCTTCCAAATGAAGTGGCCAGGCGGAGGACAAGGGCAGGGGGGGAGAGATGTACTTtataacactttttaaaaagtccaTCATACAGTGACATTCTATAACCTTAATTTTAATAAAGGTATAAAATctatggaagtttttctgtgCCATCAgattctgaatatttttaacccttgaattttctatctgaattttttttacctttgaattttcattctgaatttttataacctttgaattttcattctgaatttttacaACCCTTgaatttttattctgaatttttataacccttgaattttcattttaaatattttttaaccctaAGATTTTCATCTCCCAaaaattcaatgtaaaaaatTTCGAAGGGGAAGACGCTGCTTCTTTTGTGCCACCAGCACAACTAGTCGATCTAAGAACACATCGATATCCAGCCAATCAAGTCATGAGAACGACATGACGTCAGCGTTCGGTACGTTTTACAGAAGTCCAAAAGATGGCAGCAAACTCGGCAGGCGGTTCATCGGTGAGTCATTAATCCTTTATATCTCTCTATTATCGTCTTATTGACGTCGGCTTATATAGCAAAAAAACGTGCATCTTCTGTTgatatcttatttttttcaaatttgtgttCTCGCCATTTTTCCCGCCGCGAATCACggtgaaaaaaaattgtgcagTTATTAATCCCGCGCttagtgactgctgctgcaccTGGTCGTGGGTCAGACAGAATCAGACCGCTAACTCTGGTAATGCGTATGTAAAAGAAACAATACGTGTATCACTTGTTCATTcgtttttcaacttaaaataaaaaacaaagcaatgttACATGAACCGctcatctatttttttaaattaaaataataaatgacaaaaatattttttatgttttttaagtttccCGCCTTGTGTTAACTTTTCTGCTAACGTGAAAGACCACGTATATAGCCAGATAGCGACTACCATTACCTTATATTTTGCGTTAAtctgcagtgcttctcaaatagtggggcgtgcgcaaaaaataattgagaagcactgcgtttatgaactaaaaaataaataacgcTAATATTTTATGTTTCCATCCGTGggctaaatttgtgtttttgtgttttgtgttagaGTGATAACAGTGAAATTGTGCAGTCAATCCAACGCTTACTGCACCTGGTAACATCATCGGGGAGACACCAGAGCACTAACTCTGGTGTTACTACTCTCACTGAAGGGTTGAGTATTAAACCAGAGGTTTTCATATctgccttttttattattaaattcaAGGTCAAGCCTTATCTGATTAATGAATATGTTTGCATTGTATAGGGAGCAGAGGCAAGGCAGCCAAACTAACAACACTGGAGCAGAAAGACCATCTGTTCAGATGGAAATGACACGGTAAACTTGAACAGGActgtgttttcattcatttctacCTTTTTGTGTTGGTAGTTTTTCTGTAGTGATAAAAACAGGCACGGCAATGGGGGGTGCTGAACATTTCTAGACAAGCCCTTTTTGCCCTTTTGCTATTGCAAAATGCTAGCATAGCCTGCTGCCCTTTCATTTACAAGATCTGGTttaaaacaattacttttttttacctaCCTTCTGTTCTTCCATTAGCGAAATGACCTACTCCGCCAAGCCTTGAGCACGCAAAAAGACACTTACAGATGTCAATTTAGTTGGTTtcactcctgcagctcctcagctGAATGTGGCTCACATGCTCTTAATAGCAATGggaaattattttgttaaacaaatgtttaccaCCCATTAGTCCAATTTAAGGTTATACACAACTGAGCAAATACTGTTATAAAATATGGCTAAATAAGATAATTGCTAGACCAGTACAAAACATTTATGGGTCGATATTTATCGCCCAAGGTaaaaggttaagaaaaaaagtttttgtttttttcacatgagGTGGTTGTGCTAACTACAATACCACCTATTTACAACTCAAAAGTTCTTGTTCTCAGTGTTTATATAACATAAAGAAATCATGGGTGTTGACATTTCTACACTTTCATAATGAGATGTGTCTAGAATTTTGACTCACCGTGTCAGGTTATTACGTCATAGCAAGCTTTATGTTGTTCATCTGTTTCATATGTCAATCTTCAAATAAAATTGATATAATAGTGTTTTTTTAGTCACAcatctttgttcttttgttttttaaaggtccTTTCCAGGTATCTTTGCCCGTGGAAGAGGAAAGCGGCGCTTTCCTGCAGCCAGTTATATCCctgcaaagaaaattaaaccatTGGAAGTGGTCTTTCACTTGTTGCCTAAACAATGTGAGAGAAGTCCATCTGAAGAAGAGCAGATAGTCCACCTGCAGGCAGGGTTGGGTCGCAGGACTGCTCAACTATATGAAAGCACAACACATGATGAGGTAATAAGATGCAAATtgtcatgtttgtgtgtctatTTTCAATATCTATTTGGTAACTCCATCAGTTTGACatctaagaaataaaaaaacaaagttattacAATTATATAAGagcactttttactttttatcctTAATTAAGTCAACAATGAATATAATGTTTGTTTACAGCTGTGTGAAGCCCTCAatgttttgtttccaaaacTGGCAGCAGTTACTGGTGGTTGGTTGGTATACAAGTGTCGAGGTGGGAAATATTGAGTTTCTATTCCAGTGCCATTTCATCACTTTTGCATATTGATACACCTTAAGAGGTTTTGGAAATATTATAATTATTTGTAATTGTATACATATTACATCTTAATTCCTAATAAAAAAGTTGGGTatctttttttatccttaagaTTGCTTTAGATTATTTTGTTTCTGATAGTACTCATACAGTAATCAAATTTGCCTCACCTTTGTATTAAAGGGGATACTGCTGTTGGACAGGGAGTCACTCGTTACTTTATCTCCACATGTATGGAGAAACTGAAATCTGGATTTTGCATCAATTTTGGTAAGCACATAACATTATGCCTCCTTCCAAATCATATGAAAGACTACCCTATaacttaatttttcattttaatgtcttGAACAGCAAATTCCAATGTTACGTGCCTTTTTGAAGGACCACCTGGCCATTTAGTTCCCTCAGCCTCTCACTTTCTCGTGGAGAGTGACATGTTCCTGGTGGCAGGGAGAATGATTGGCCACTCCTTCATACATGAAGGACCCTGCTTGTCTGGGCTCAGCCCCGCTGTTGTCCATGTCCTGCTTGGTGGGAGCCCTGAAACGGCAACCGTTACACTGGAGGACTGCGCAGACCTGGACATCAAAGAGAAAATCGagcttgtaattttttttttctaaatttttgttCTTAGGTTCTGAGAAGTGTCTTTCAATTTCTGCACTAcacttattttttaacattacatTTTGCGCTAGatcttaactttttattttattttaagcttgAAGGGGACACTGCACTTTCTGAAGCTGAAAGAGCAAGGGTTCAGGAATTGGCCTATGCGTGGGACCTTCCTTGCTTGACGGAGAGCaataaaaaatggctttttgagAAGCTGTTGATTCATGCTGtgagtgaaaatgttttgtttttggcagaatctttttatttaaatatcatGGATGCCTGAGTATAGTATTTTTGCTCTTCCTTCTAAATAAACTACCAGAccttctataaaaaaaattgcaaaaccaTGATAGAAAATGTATGACATCCTTTATGAgagcttgtttttttagcatcatTAGACTCCAGACCAGGttttatgaaatgaaatgacaatTCTAAGTTCTCTACTTAACAACTGTGCCATCACCAACTATAATTTGCactataaaacaaagaaatatagaaacattttcaatttttcctaaaatgttatttaattcacaaacagcaagtctttttttaaacatattttggcAGTCTCTCAAAAAAGTTCTGTCATACCTACATCAATAGGATTGGATAagtcaaaaaatcaaaatatttccaAGAACTTCACAACCATCAACATGaaaaattagttatttttgtttattcagcTTTTGCTACATTATGAGATAGGGCCTGATTAACTTCATGTGAGTGGAACCTATGATTGTGCTTTTATTGCATgtaaaattacacatttttacttttttattagtttgtttAACTACAGTAATATACATTTTCCACTATTGGAAAGTATcgttcttcatttttttttaccgccAGTAAATAGAATGATGATTAGCTGCAGTAATAAAACTGGTTCTCATTTCATATTGACATTTgacagaacagaaagaaagtctgggttttaaatgtgtgtatcattttttaaacgtttctgtttgtttgtaggtAATTGGACGTGTCACAAGGCAAATTAAACAGCTGAGACGAGGGCTTAAAGAGACTCCAGTGTGGACAGTGCTTACCAAGCGACCTGAAACTGCAGCCTTGATTTTTCCAAGTGAAAGAACAGGCGACATTTGTCCTGAGGTACATATTTGCCAGTGACCTCGGTTAGGATTtgtacttctacaattttcttaaaaaatgcaCCTTGTTGAGAATTTTCAcgctttttacaaaataaatgtggtATTGGCATTCTCAAATTTGGCGTATTAACaggtgtctctggtccttaaCCCCTGCGAATTGTGGGGGGGGATACTATATATTGAAGTTAAAATTGTTGCAACGTGTTTAATACTTTTATCCTATTACAGATATTTCTTCAACGCATCAGTTGGccaaaggaggaggaagatgaagatgatgattgGTCTGCTGAAACCAAAAGCCGCATTAAGGGGTATcttcaggagttcattaaaaatggtaagtttcTTTCATATATGGGAGTgctacaaaagttttttttggctgctattgaattgaatttataaaaaaatatcaattccAGAAAGAAAACCTTAACATTCATGAATGAAAACATTAACATGATTATGTTACTCTTATTAGTCCAGTAAGTGTAATTACATCtgttaaatacatatttttccaAATTAGCCTTAAAGCTACACTGACACACAGTTTAAGAATTGTGaagttaaattatttttgacaaataaattgaaacatAATCTTTATTCTGGATTTTGCTTCATTGATGCTTACAGGAACGGCAGTTGAATTGATGAATTTAGCCAAATTTTGGACTGGATGGGAGATTTTACCGAAGAGCCTGTCTGTGGAGATCGTCAGAAGCAGCTATCCCACAGCCTCCACCTGCTACGAGACCTTAAAAATTCCAGGTCATTACAGAGTCTACAGATCTTTCAGATGTGATCTCCTTGCCTGTATTCAGACTTGTCATACAGGATTTGGGCTCCTGTGAATTCTTGGGTTTGTTTTATGttcataaaaaaaggttttgttagaCCAGGAAGTTTGTTGTGGCCTTGAATGTCacgtgttttactgtttttgttaaaaaaataaaacattgagatTTTGCTCTCAAATAAACCACTGATGAAACTGATCCCACTGGCCtcttaacagattttttttcctttattgtggaaaaaaatgttcacaaaacTTAACAGCTGCAATGTAAACATCAGAGCCAAAGGAGTCTGATTCAGCTCTTGGGTCAACTGCACTTCTTAAAGCTGCCATTTGTTCATCTGTCAGTGGGCAGTTGATGTTTGGTACAACGACGTCTGAATGTTCCTGATGAGGAAGTCCGCTCTCCTCCCACTCAATATGTGGAATCTCCATGCCCTGAGGTATGCAAgccacagaaataaataaatggtaaaGAGCAAACAAACCAACATCACAAAGTTAtctatatatttgtatataccTCCATGTTCTCTGGTTCGGGAATGGGATGACGTGCACGACCCAGTACCCACAGCTGGTTAGGAGTAATGTTACTCTCTGTTCTTAAAGGATGATTATCCCAACCACTGCAGAAAGTGTCCAGGTCATCCTGTATACGTGGTAAAAATACATAGTGGCAGCAGAAGAGGTGTTGAACACTGGCAATGCTGAGGAATCCCTCTTCTTCAAGGTGGTGGAGAACATTGTAGTATGTGCTGGTCACAGCAACCCACAGATCTCTCCAGAGCCGCTCAATCCTAGGTGATTACAAAAACAGTGATTCAGCAAATGGAGTATTCCATTATAAATCTTTAGTAGGAAATTTGGGACAGTGAATAGTCACGTCCAGATAAAAAGGCGGATtctattcccacatatttacctgcagccaagatgcacattgcagcGTTAAATATAAGTTCATCCGAACGAAGCTAAAGGTTTTTGACACGTAATAACCAAACCCTAAGTTATTCCCGGTAAATTCggtaaaaaataaagcactGGCCACATGTTAGGACTTAGAAAATTATGAGcgaacattcattcattcatcatcatgAACTCAATAATAATCACAACACAAGTAAAAGCACATTAGAAAATCATCTCGCTCTAATAGTCGGAAACCTCTCTGCTCCGTTGTAAGCAATAACGGTCTGAACCCGGAAGCTGAAAAATGACACATAGTTCGCCGCGGGAcaaattgataaaataaaatatcaacaaaagATGCACGTTTTTTTGCTATATAAGCCGACGTCAATAAGACGATAATAGAGAGATATAAAGGATTAATGACTCACCGATGAACCGCCTGCCGAGTTTGCTGCCATCTTTTGGACTTCTGTAAAACGTACCGAACGCTGACGTCATGTCGTTCTCATGACTTGATTGGCTGGATATCGATGTGTTCTTAGATCGACTAGTTGTGCTGGTGGCACAAAAGAAGCAGCGTCTTCCCCTTCGAAattttttacattgaattttTGGGAGATGAAAATCTtagggttaaaaaatatttaaaatgaaaattcaagggttataaaaattcagaataaaaattcaaaggtaaaaaaaattcagatagaaaattcaagggttaaaaatattcagaatcTGATGGcacagaaaaacttccatagATTTTATACCTTTATTAAAATTAAGGTTATAGAATGTCACTGTATGAtggactttttaaaaagtgttataAAGTACATCTCTCCCCCCCTGCCCTTGTCCTCCGCCTGGCCACTTCATTTGGAAGCGACTCACAGACACCCCTGGttcttcacacatttccagcaggagcgcgtgcagccaggggcgccaattcgctacatggctGCGCTGtcgctgtttttattttttcatcaagcccgGAGCCGCGACCCGCGACCGTCCCCCCCCCCTTGATTCAGCCAGGTTTTGCGCAAGCACAAACGCGGGGCGCGCTCCGTGCTCATCTCTCAGCCggcacccttcaccccgcgccccctcccttctcacacacatttgagtctacttctcaaagacaggagagagagagggggagcgcagctgcgggaCGCCGCCAGCTTTCAGGCTGTTTCAAACTCTGTGACATAaataaaccaatagtggtgcatacATTATTTTACAAGGGCTGAGCCGCAGGCGCCGCCCCCCTTCATTTTTGCGCCCCAGGCaatcgcccgtatggcccgtgcctaaaaccgctactgttttcttatgtcacagtttgtgagtttgtaacagcctgaacctggccgcgccgccgccctcgccccgcagctgcgctctcctgtctttgagaagcagacacaaatgtgtgtgaagaaggagaagggagggggcgcggagtgagcacggagcgccgccgcgtttgcgcatgcgcaaaacctggctggctcatctttcaggggaggcgacggtcgcgggcttgatgaaaaaaataaaagttaaaactgtGACTGCGCCGTCATGTAGCGAATCAGCGCCCCTGGCtgtagctgcacgcgctcctgctggaaatgtgtgaaggggggggggggggggggaggggggggggggggctgcggggaaTCAATTCAATTGTGGGACGCTTCCAAATTAAGTGGCTAGGTGGGGACAAGGGCGGGGGTTTGAATCTACtttataaaacctttttataagtCAGGCATAATGTGACATTCTATAAcctacattttaataaaggtataaaaaatatattctgcttttttggATTAATTTTGTGATAAAtgcccaaatgaaaaaatggcaacacaaaacaatgctgtcactaaggtgacagttggttCAGTCGACGGACTTGATGCCTTCTTCGTGACGTGAGGacatttatgccaaacaaacgccaaaaacatctaaaatatggggaaaaaaatgtcaaagccatctggtgcccaatttagaaagaaaagaaaagaagcagaggagaaaagagataaagaaaaggggaagtcctcacagcttgatgcatgttttttctaaattctaatgctacctgccctacaacaacgttgctgatgaaaactttattttggtcgatgaccaacactgaagtaggcccaaatgttgcaaatagcgtcattttttatttttattttttaagttttattcttaaaaatttgctctgccttaacaaaacagttattctgggaatgacaccttctctttatttaactaagtgctccgtcctccgaacacacaatatattccacgcacacacctccgctccgtgccccccccccccatctgcacctgcaatcgcccctccccttgtctctcgtggatcgctcagcacacacacgctgcaacactacccttgtattgatcgagtggtataggtttatatgggattaagaaagtaagcagtgctagaaaattgtgtttccaaaaagtaattgttacattaatctaattcaatgtccctgatttcattttcatgtagatgcaatcctgcaggaattaaaagaacatggcagcagctaaaaatgaagtataaaaacataattcaatcaggtcaaatgtgagcatgtcatggatgtaggctttgttgacaatatttgacatatgaaacatctacatagcaatacttaatgttgttttcattgtatatatgtaattgactgcaacgaaaaacggtaaaactcaaacaaaaacgtatggggaaatgacaaaacatcgagtcgaggtctcaaaatcctcgtacgaggtaaatgtaattctctatgaattaatgc
This genomic window contains:
- the LOC110014834 gene encoding uncharacterized protein LOC110014834, with the protein product MIGHSFIHEGPCLSGLSPAVVHVLLGGSPETATVTLEDCADLDIKEKIELLEGDTALSEAERARVQELAYAWDLPCLTESNKKWLFEKLLIHAVIGRVTRQIKQLRRGLKETPVWTVLTKRPETAALIFPSERTGDICPEIFLQRISWPKEEEDEDDDWSAETKSRIKGYLQEFIKNGTAVELMNLAKFWTGWEILPKSLSVEIVRSSYPTASTCYETLKIPGHYRVYRSFRCDLLACIQTCHTGFGLL